From the Opitutaceae bacterium genome, the window GAAAGCCAAAGAGCGGCGATTTGATTCCACAGGGCAGAAGCTCCATGCACGAGGTCGCAGGGTCCTATGTCCTAACTTCGCACTCACGCTCAGTTTTCAACCTTTTCGCTGCCTACGACGATCCGCAAGACGATCGGGTTATCTTCATCAACTCCAAGAATAACGACGGCGAGATGGCTCCCCGATCGGCATGGCACAGAAAGAACGGCCTCTTTGAACCGTGCCCCAACTTCGACTGGCAAGAGTTCGAGCAGCAGCACGAACGAAAAGGGAGGGCCATGGTAAGCCTATCGGACATTAGAGCGATCTTCGATGGTCCGACAAAGAATATGAGGAAAAGCAAAGCTGTTCCAAAGCTCATGGAACTTACCGGATGTTCAAATTCCGTTGCCTACGAAGCCCTACGGATCGATGGGAAATTCGCCAATCATCTCGAGAAAGTCGGCGATTTCATCTGCCTGAGGCAGCCTTGATTTTTCCGAGTCCGAGCCCCCCTACGGGAACTAGGACTCGGAAAATGAGTCGCTCCGATCTGACGAGGCCCTTCAAAACGTCCCCTAAACGGCATAAGCTATTGACCGATAGGTTCTTGATCGCTATTCACAAACTTGAACAGGAAGCCCCATGAAAATCGCCAAGGCCGTCGAAAGTATCGGAACCATCACTGAACTGAAACGAATTTCGAGCGCTTATGTGATCGATTATCGAAACTTGTCGGATGATGACGTCCGAAAAGCTCTTCTGAAGACTGCACCACAGTACTACTTCGCGACAAATGTTCAGTCGGCTCTCGACAGTCTCTTCTTTCACCAGGACCGGCAACACCGAATACTCTCACGCCTTATCCTAAAGGAAGTCCTGCTTAACGAAGACAATTTCCTAGCGCCCAAAAAGGAAACCGAGGACTCAATAATCAGCTATGAACAGTCGATCGTTGATCGATCAAACGAAGACCTGATTCAAAAGACCAGTCAGCGTTCAAACTCGCTTGAACTCTTCAAGTTCCTGGTAGAAACCGCTTGGGAGAATAACGCTTCGATTTCGATAGATGAAAAAAACCTTCTAGAAAAGGTTCGATCACGCCTCAAAATAACCGAGGGAGAATACCGAATCCTTGAGGCAAAGCTTGGCAAGTTTCCAAAGGAAGGGAACCAACTTCACACGCGATCAGAAATCGAAGAAACAAGGCGTCTGCTCCAGACAAAAGGGATTCTCTTTTCGATTCGCAACACAGACGGAACCGATTTCGACCTTATCCCCGAAGAGATCGCTGAAGTTCTTCGGAGCATTCTGGGAATCCAAATCAAGAGGCACGGATACAGTGAGATGCTTGCCTACAAATTCGTTCGCTCAAAGAAATACTGTCGAGACATTCTCACGAAGTGTGAGATCGATACAGAAAAGAACCTCACCCTTGAAGAGCTACAAAAAGTCATAATCGGGCAAGTTCCGCCAAGCAAGCTTCTCGGAGGTACCTCACCTCGAGACGGGCTAGACATTTCAGACCTCAAGAAATGGTGTTCCGAACTAAATCTCGCGGTTTCAGGGACGAAGCCGGAAATGATAGAACGAATCATCCATTTCTACGATAACCTTCTGCAGAAAGACGATTCAATCGACGACGAACGAGCGCTTTGGTACGAGCATTTCGAACGTTTCGCAGCTCGTGACCTAACATTCCTTCGCGGACAGCAATTGATTGAAAAAGACTTGGAATGCGAATCCCACTTCGAGGACGCGACGGATTTCTTGTTCGAAAAGCGATTGCATCACAAACCTCTAGAACTTATCGGGTCCGCTCATCCGGACGGCATGCTGTCCTATCAAGACAAGATCATCTGCTGGGACAACAAATCGAAAGAGACCCCAGTTCACCTAAAAGATCACCTGAAGCAGTTTGAAGGATACATAAAATCCTCCGAGCGACCCGTGGCTGGCTTCTGGGTAATTGGTCCAGATTTCACCCCTGAATCAAGCCTGCTTGCGATGCAATTCACTGTAGAATCCGGTGTCACTATCACGCTTATCAAGGCAAGCGAACTAAAGAGCATCGCCGAGAGATGGGAGCAGAAATTCGGTTCTTCTTCAGACGAACCATTCCCACTGGGCTATCTAATACAGCCGGGTTACCTAAACTCCGAACTCATTGCCGCATTCTAGGTAGCACAATCTGCCTCTTCCGACTCAAATAATAGCTTCAAAACAGCCGTAGACATTGACTAGAATGACCACACCCGAGGCGCTCGAAAAAATCAATAGAGCAATCGGCACCCTTAAACACCAAATAGAAGCCGACAACACGGCGGGTTTCTATTCAAAGAACCGCCTACTCGAAGACCTATTCCTCCCTATTTTGAGGATCGTACTACACTCTCCTAGTCTTCGTAATCTCAATCAAGAGTCAACGAACTTCCCACACGTGGATCTAGCCGACGATCAGGAAAGGGTCGCTATCCAAGTCACAACCGAGCGAACAGCAAAGAAAGTGACTAGCACCATTGAGGGATTTATTGATTGTAACTATCACAAGCGGTGGAGCCGTTTAGTGTTTCTCGTTCTTTCAAACCCAGACCCCAAATACAATGGTACCTCCAGAAAGAATTGGGCACGATTAATTAGTGGAAAGTTTCAATTTCATCCGGAAACCGATGTCCTTACTCCATCCACACTTTACGCCAATATCGCAGCTCTACTCCCCTCCGAAATCTCACAAATCCAAGAGATCTTCAATCAAAGCATTTTCGGAGAAAATCATATCGATATAAGAGCTCGACTTGAAAGCTCTGCCAATCGCCAACTTAGATATGAAATAGCAACCCGGAAGTATATCCCGGACATCTTTGTCGATACGCCCGCTGTAAAGGAAATTGCCCGCCATTTCACCCATCCCACTCTCTTCTTTCACCGAACCCTCGATTCATTTCGAAGACAAAATATCTTTCACACCCAGGAACTCGCTCGAAAATCTGGTCTCCCAGAAATACAGCTTCCCGATTTCGGCGAATTTGAAAACCTCTCTTCGATTGATGGAGTCGAATTGGCGGCCAAAACTCTCTCGAAGGAGCTTCGCGACCTCCTAGAGCTCTTTGAGAAGTACAAGAAAATTAAGTACAATGCTCCTGATATATTTCCTATTGAAGACCGCTGCCGCAATTTCTACGAACAAAATATCTTCAATCTACAGAACACCGGCAGTAGTTGGGTATATAATCTTAGGGAGTTGCTTGTTGAACTTTCCGTCATAGAAAAGAAAGTGTTCATACTAACCGGACGGGCAGGACAAGGAAAGACAAACTTCGTCTGCGACTTCATCCAGAACTTTCTGATACCTCACGATATTCCCTGCGCATACCTTAGCGGTCGGAGAATCGGCGCCACCTCAGAGAAGGGTATCTCAAGCGAGTTGACGCAAATCACCTTTGGTAGTGCCGCGAAATCATTCTCGGATTGGGCAAGTATCGTAAACAGCTATGCGATTAAGATCAACAAGCCCTTTGTAATCGTTATCGATGGACTGAACGAACATCACCGATTGACCGAATTCGCAGAGCAACTTGAATATTTCATAGATACGATATCCGACTATCCTGCTTTCAGGCTGTTGCTTACCTGTCGATCAGAGTTCTTTCGCCAGCGTTTTGAGCGCCTCACAGAGACTCCGACCGCCGAGAGAGTCTTTTACTTGAGCAAGCGAACGCCAACAGGATGAAGACTTCTTTGAAAAACTGATCTCCGGTTACTTTCGCTACTTCTCAGTTATCGAAGATCGCGTCTCCCAGCACGCGAAAGATTCACTGAGAGGTGACGTACTCCTTCTCCGGTTTTTCTGTGAGGCCTACGGAGCGAGAGACAAAGAGAAGGACTATTCCCAACCAAGGATTTCGAATATTTACCGTGAAGAGATTTTTGAAATTTATCTTGAACGGAAGCTCAAAGCCGCAGGCCCCTATCTTGAGAAGATTACCAAAAGAATTGATCCCCGCGGATCAAGCGCAGAGTTACGCGCTGTTTTAGAACAGATCGTCGGCTCGATGATACAAACCGGAAGCTTCGTAGATATTCCTTTCTCAACTGTCCCAGCGGAGAAGCGAGACGCTCTCTTTGTATTGTTGGATGAAGAGATAATCCTCAGGCGAGATATACCTGACCAAAACGAGGTCTTTCCAGACTCAGACGGCTCGTTGAACTTTACGTTTGATGAGTTTCGGGACTTCCTGATTGCTCAGTATCTTGTCCGAAAGTCCTGGAAGAAGAACGCCTCTGATTTTCAAGCTTTTGTGCAGCTATGCCAGCCCAAAGATTCACAAATCCTCGAGGGTATAAAGAGGTTTCTTTTTTACGCTTCTCGTAAGGCTAATAATCACGAATTTTACCAATACTATCAACATGAACCCTGGTACGCCGATGTCTACAGTGTTGAAGTGTTTAATGTTGATACGTCGTTACTACTTGATGACGACAAAACGCGTGTGACAGATCTACTCAGCGCACTTGAAAAGGAATCGCAGGAGGTAGCACGCAGATTAGCGGTTAGATGGAATTCCAGAGTCTATCCAACGCTTGGCTTAGGACTCTTGATCGACTTCGTTACTTCCTCACCTCCGAGCTTCTACTCCTATTTGCTACTAGAAACTTTTATCGAGAAGGCGCATATTAATGATGGTTCAAGCGTCAAAGCATTTTGTCATTTCATTTCTGATTCTATCCTTCCCGATTTCGACCCCTCTGCCTCCTCAGCTAGTGAATACCTTTTTAAGTTTCTGGTTCTCCTTCTGCCTTGCGGCGGCGGAGAAGATCTGAATAGCGATGCAGGTTTGGTTTACCGCAGTATCCTAGAAAACCATCGAGAGTTTGGGCTTGCATTACTCGAGGGCGCTTTGTCCTATCCTTTTAGTGAGTTACAGCCATATCTTTGGAGATTGTTTTCTGTCGTGGCACCCGAACTTGAATCCGATTGTCCACTGATCGAACGAGCCCGCGAAGAAGAACATCGGCTTCGATCTGAGGAATCAACTACCCGTCGCGAGATCAAACGTTTTCTCTCTCGAATCGGTCGTAAGAAAGTTGATCAGATATGATTATACCGCTTGGTAGCGACGAATCGCAGCGGCGCCCGTATCTCGTTTGCCTGAGTGGACCTGTTGAGATTGCTGAGATGCTCTCACGGGCCAAAGTCAGCGCGGGTTCCTATGCGGGAGCTCTCGTGACCTCATTACACGACGGAATTTTCCGGATGGCTCTCGACTTGCGATATGATTTTCTCCGATACTACTCCGTAGAGTATAGAACGTTTGTCGAGTTCCTACAGAATCGATATACATTTCCGGAAGAGTCTATTCTTCAAGCAGATAGGTTTTTCGCGAAGGAATACCGAATCTACTTCTTTTATCCATATCAATGCTATCTCGAAGAGGAATTTGGCTTTGAACTCCTAAAAAGGATATTTCCGGAGGAATCGAAATGAAAATTCGGGCAGGCTTCGTCACAAACAGTTCTTCCACCTCTTTCTTGATCATTTCCCAGGATGATCTCAATCCCTCAGATTTTCTTTCACTTATGGGCGTCGACAAAGCCTCACCTCTTGTCGACCTCTTCCTTAGGTTGTTTGAGGATTTACTTGAGGGGATATGTTCCAATGTAGACTTTGCCCATGTAGACCCCAATGCTCCTGTGGACAAGTGGTTCTCGCACCGGCCGGAAGGAATGTCTTCTTGGATGATTGAGAAGCTTAAGGACGCCCAACGACGAGGCCTTAAGGCATACTATGGATTCCTAGATAGCGAGTCGGATTCGGTACAGATGTTCTTTTGTACAGACTCATTTGAAGCTGAGAGTGATAAAGTCTATATTAACGCGTTAAATTGCATTTGGTAATGGATTCGGCCCGCTTTATCGTAAAACGTTTTGCCAGCCAAAAGTACACTGCTGTATTCAATCCGAATTCCGGCTTTTTTGCCCGGATTGAAGACGCTAACACGGAAGAACCTTTCTGGTCTCACCACGGGCCTGAGCTCTTGGATATTGCGATCACTAATTGGTGCGACAAAGGCTGCTCATTTTGTTACCGCAAGTCTGATCGACTAGGAACTCACATGGCGTTGTCCGACTTCTATGAGATTCTCAGGCAAGCTAGAGAACTGCACGTCTTCCAGATAGCACTTGGAGGAGGGAATCCCAATCAGCACCCCGATTTTGAGGAGTTCCTGAGGCTATCTCGAGTGGAGTTTGGAATTGTCCCGAATTATACGACAAACGGACGCGGTCTCTCTGGAAGCGTCGTTCAAAGCACCGCGGATTATTGTGGAGCCGTAGCCGTGAGTGCATACCCTCCATACACGGAGACTTCGGAAGCTGTGTCCTTGCTGACGGAGCATGGGATTAGCACGAATATCCACTTTTTGCTGACGAGTAAGTCGATTGATACAGCGATCGAATGGCTGCAAGACCCGCCTGAATTTTTAGAGAAAGCGAATGCGATTGTCTTCCTTAACTACAAACCTATCGGTAGAAATCCAGATACGAACTTGCTTTTGAATCGGAGCCCAAAGCTTTCGGAGTTCTTTGAGTCGGCGACCAGCAAGCGCTATCCGTTTAGGATAGGTTTTGATACTTGCTGTATTACGGGTCTAGCACGGCTTGGAAAATCTCCCGAAGTGTGCCTAGAAGGCTGCGATGCCGGTCGATTTTCGTTATTCATTTCTGAGACGCTGGAGGTCTACCCATGTTCTTTTATGGTTGAGACACAGAACAAGGGAGTTTCGCTTAGAAATAGCTCCATGGCGGATATCTGGCGGCAACACAGATCTCTTGTAGAATTCCGTAGTAAGCACAGGGGATCTGGATGTTCGACTTGCTCGACACCGAAACTCTGCCTCTCCGGGTGTCCTCTTTTTCCGGAAATGAACCTTTGTCCTGAGAATTGTTGCAATAGTTGAGCGTGAATTGCCTTGCTTCTGACTATCTGATTTGGCGATCGCCCCGGTCCATTTTTGGGGGAGCGCCTCAAGCCTCATTGTTTCGGATTCATTTTGTGGTGGCGGAATTCGTACTTTCAAGAAAGGTCGTCGGTCGTACTAAGTAACCCGGAGAGTAACCCAACCGAGAAATTTGGGCTAATTCAGGATGATTCCAGAAGTAACAGATTCCCAGCAAATCGTTGATCGACATAACGCAACGAACTTGGGTAAACTCAGGAATATTCCGGAAAGACAGCTGGTTCAAATTAGGAAACCGCGGTTCTATCCATTGAACTATGGGGACTTCCGATTTGGGCTGAACGAAAGGACATTTCGAATCATCCGCCGTCTCGGGTCAAGAGCGAGAATTCTGGTGAAGGGATGGAAGAACCACCTAAAGGGAGAGTTCACGGATACGTCCAGTTCAACTCACCGACGAGGGTGCTCAGAAAGAGGCCATTCACCAAATGGCAAATACCTATCCGTCGGAATGAAACTCCGCAACTGATCGCCTATCGAACCCCTACTCCAGAGCCGCCAATTCGTCGCGGAGCATCTGTACGAGCGGCCGAACGGTATCCGCTGAGAAGTCAAACTTACATCCTGCTGCTTCGAACAGTTCGGGCAACGGACGTGAACCACCTAGTGCTAAAGCGTCGCGATACCGCCCCACTGCGTCGACACGATCTTTCCTTGAATTCGCCCACACCTGCATAGCGCCGAGTTGTGCGATTCCGTATTCCACACCGTAAAACGGATAGGAAAATATGTGCAACATACGATGCCAAGCAAACCGCCTCACACCTTCGCAGCCATCCCAAGAAACATCGCCGCCAAATCGTTTTGCGATACGGATCCACGCATTGCCGCGTTGTTTCTGCGTGTGATTCTTGTGTGTATAGACCCAATGCTGAAACGCATCGATCCTAGCAACTACAGGTAATATCGCGACTATGGACTGAAGATTTCTGATCTGCGCGCGTTTTGCATCGGCCTCCCCGTAAAATGCATCAAGGTAATCGCCGCCGAGAAGTTCCATTGCCATTGAAGCAACCTCACAGAATTCGATCGGTACTTGCCTATATTTGTAAATGTCCTCGCCACGGGCGGCCAGGACGTGAAAGGCGTGACCGGCTTCGTGCAATAGCGTGCTCACGTCACGCTGCATCCCGACTGCGTTCATGAAGATGAACGGCATACGCGCCTCGCTCAAGGTTGATTGATAGCCACCCGGCCTCTTCCGTTTCCGACTTTCGAGGTCCAGCGTTTTTCTCTCACGCATCAGCCGGAAATATTCCCCTAGCTCTTCATCGACCTTATCGAATATCTTCTGAGCGCCATCGAGCAATTCGTTGACAGTCTCAAACGGTCGCAACGGCACCTGATTCAACGGATCAACGGACATGTCCCAAGGGCGCATTGTTTCTAGGCCCAATTGCTCCTTCCGCTTCGCCTGCAAATCCTTCAACAGTGGAACGAATTCACCTTCTACCGCATCGTGAAACGCTTCGCAATCTTCAGGCGTGTAGTCGAAGCGTCGACGCAATTTAAAGGCGTAATCGCGGAAATTGCGAAACCCTGCGTTCGCCGCAATTTCCTGCCGTAGCCGAATCAGGTTGTCGAATATGTCCTCGAATTCTTCCTTCTCTTGCAAGGAACGTTTTGCTGTCAACTCCCAAGCCTCCTGTCGAACCACCCGATCCGGTTCCTCTAGAAAGCGAGCCATTTGCATCACTGTTCTTTCCTCACCCCGAAACTCAACCGTAAGAGCGCTCAGATTCTTCTGATACTGTTGACTCTGTTTTGACTCCTCTGTTTCCAGCGGCACATTCTCTTCTCGAAATAGTTCCACCGATTGAACAATATCGCGATCATAGACGAAGTATCGCTTCCGCGGTAATTCGCTTCGGCTCGGGTGATTAAGAAATGCCTTTTGGAGCCGGAATTGCCGCGACTTCAGCTGTGGCTCGATTTCAACTAGGAAGTGCAGATAGGCTTTCTCGGCATCTGTATCGTCCGTGTGGCAACTCATCGCGATGTAGCGAATAGTCGATTCCTGAGCCAATGCCGCGGACAGTTCGCCCGTGTCGAGAATCCACTGTTCCAGTGCGGCCACGTCGCTGGCGTCACTGAGGCGCTGTTCCAGTTGGTCGAATAACGGTTCGATCTGTGACCATTGACCCAGGTCAACGTCGCTGGGAACGAATTCTCTGGGCTTGAACGGATCCAGTTTCCCAAACGGCAACAGACTCATGTAGTCTAGGCTGTCAAGAATTCGAGAGAAGCGGAAGATCATTCTGTCCCACCGTTCGCATCTACTGAGATTGAGAACCTTCCGAAAACCGATCCCCATCTTGCATCAGAATCCTCTCAGATTGATTCGGTTTGGAAGTCAGAATCCGGACCTTAGGACTGCTATCGGTTTTCGATTGGTATTCAGGAACTAATTGCCGCGAAAAATTCGTTTGGATTCGACGATCTACTTCGAGCGGAATCGGCGTCGTTGCTTCCAGAGTGTAACCGACAGAGTAACCCAGCCGAGAAATTTGGGACAATTCAGGATGATTCCAGAAATAACAGATTCCCAGCAAATCGTTGATCGACATACCGCAGCGAACTCAGGTAGACTCAGGAACATTCCGGAAAAACAGCTGGTCCAAATTAGGAAACCGCGGTTCTATCCATTGAACTATGGGGACCCTGCCATCCAAGAGGAAGGGGCATTTCTGGGGAATCCCGGGTCTTCAGTCAAGGTTGGGGTCGGTGGCTTCTCAACCGAACGACGGTCGGGTCCGTTTGGGCTTCAGACAGTGAACCAACATCTGTAGACGATCCGATCCAAACCCGCTGTATGCCAAAATCCTGGGGCCGGCCCCTCTATGCCGTCCTTCCAATCGTCACGAAGGTTCCTGAAGCCGCGCACAAAGAAGCCATCGGATAACCTGTCCCCCGAAAGCTGGACATCGCAATTGTTAGTCTGGCCAAGTTCGATCGGGCACCTAGAAAGGCGTCCGAAAGCATCCAAAGGACCCGGCAGGTGAAATTGGGTCAATACGGAGAGGTAAAGTCACTCTCCTGATTGTCGTGAGGCAGTGCACTCCACGCCCATTCCGGAAGATCACGCAGTTGCTCCTCAGTCCCCTAGCAACACCCATGCGCAACCACTCCTCAACCA encodes:
- a CDS encoding radical SAM protein, yielding MDSARFIVKRFASQKYTAVFNPNSGFFARIEDANTEEPFWSHHGPELLDIAITNWCDKGCSFCYRKSDRLGTHMALSDFYEILRQARELHVFQIALGGGNPNQHPDFEEFLRLSRVEFGIVPNYTTNGRGLSGSVVQSTADYCGAVAVSAYPPYTETSEAVSLLTEHGISTNIHFLLTSKSIDTAIEWLQDPPEFLEKANAIVFLNYKPIGRNPDTNLLLNRSPKLSEFFESATSKRYPFRIGFDTCCITGLARLGKSPEVCLEGCDAGRFSLFISETLEVYPCSFMVETQNKGVSLRNSSMADIWRQHRSLVEFRSKHRGSGCSTCSTPKLCLSGCPLFPEMNLCPENCCNS
- a CDS encoding SMEK domain-containing protein, giving the protein MTTPEALEKINRAIGTLKHQIEADNTAGFYSKNRLLEDLFLPILRIVLHSPSLRNLNQESTNFPHVDLADDQERVAIQVTTERTAKKVTSTIEGFIDCNYHKRWSRLVFLVLSNPDPKYNGTSRKNWARLISGKFQFHPETDVLTPSTLYANIAALLPSEISQIQEIFNQSIFGENHIDIRARLESSANRQLRYEIATRKYIPDIFVDTPAVKEIARHFTHPTLFFHRTLDSFRRQNIFHTQELARKSGLPEIQLPDFGEFENLSSIDGVELAAKTLSKELRDLLELFEKYKKIKYNAPDIFPIEDRCRNFYEQNIFNLQNTGSSWVYNLRELLVELSVIEKKVFILTGRAGQGKTNFVCDFIQNFLIPHDIPCAYLSGRRIGATSEKGISSELTQITFGSAAKSFSDWASIVNSYAIKINKPFVIVIDGLNEHHRLTEFAEQLEYFIDTISDYPAFRLLLTCRSEFFRQRFERLTETPTAERVFYLSKRTPTG
- a CDS encoding SAP domain-containing protein, which gives rise to MKIAKAVESIGTITELKRISSAYVIDYRNLSDDDVRKALLKTAPQYYFATNVQSALDSLFFHQDRQHRILSRLILKEVLLNEDNFLAPKKETEDSIISYEQSIVDRSNEDLIQKTSQRSNSLELFKFLVETAWENNASISIDEKNLLEKVRSRLKITEGEYRILEAKLGKFPKEGNQLHTRSEIEETRRLLQTKGILFSIRNTDGTDFDLIPEEIAEVLRSILGIQIKRHGYSEMLAYKFVRSKKYCRDILTKCEIDTEKNLTLEELQKVIIGQVPPSKLLGGTSPRDGLDISDLKKWCSELNLAVSGTKPEMIERIIHFYDNLLQKDDSIDDERALWYEHFERFAARDLTFLRGQQLIEKDLECESHFEDATDFLFEKRLHHKPLELIGSAHPDGMLSYQDKIICWDNKSKETPVHLKDHLKQFEGYIKSSERPVAGFWVIGPDFTPESSLLAMQFTVESGVTITLIKASELKSIAERWEQKFGSSSDEPFPLGYLIQPGYLNSELIAAF
- a CDS encoding M3 family oligoendopeptidase; this translates as MIFRFSRILDSLDYMSLLPFGKLDPFKPREFVPSDVDLGQWSQIEPLFDQLEQRLSDASDVAALEQWILDTGELSAALAQESTIRYIAMSCHTDDTDAEKAYLHFLVEIEPQLKSRQFRLQKAFLNHPSRSELPRKRYFVYDRDIVQSVELFREENVPLETEESKQSQQYQKNLSALTVEFRGEERTVMQMARFLEEPDRVVRQEAWELTAKRSLQEKEEFEDIFDNLIRLRQEIAANAGFRNFRDYAFKLRRRFDYTPEDCEAFHDAVEGEFVPLLKDLQAKRKEQLGLETMRPWDMSVDPLNQVPLRPFETVNELLDGAQKIFDKVDEELGEYFRLMRERKTLDLESRKRKRPGGYQSTLSEARMPFIFMNAVGMQRDVSTLLHEAGHAFHVLAARGEDIYKYRQVPIEFCEVASMAMELLGGDYLDAFYGEADAKRAQIRNLQSIVAILPVVARIDAFQHWVYTHKNHTQKQRGNAWIRIAKRFGGDVSWDGCEGVRRFAWHRMLHIFSYPFYGVEYGIAQLGAMQVWANSRKDRVDAVGRYRDALALGGSRPLPELFEAAGCKFDFSADTVRPLVQMLRDELAALE